One Alkaliphilus sp. B6464 genomic window carries:
- a CDS encoding peptide-methionine (S)-S-oxide reductase: MSTRVGYAGGTTNNPSYYNLGDHTETIEINYDPNIISYRELLNIFWNLHNPIYETGNRQYMSIIFYHNDIQMEEAIDVKRQIEAERGQKIYTEIVAFKNFYLAEGYHQKYYLQNATKPYKELKNIYSSFSEFVSSTLTARVNGYIAGSISISSLKEELEYLEVPEENYDRLIAILEDLR; encoded by the coding sequence ATTAGTACAAGAGTAGGATATGCTGGAGGAACTACAAATAATCCTAGCTATTACAATTTAGGGGATCATACGGAAACAATTGAAATTAACTATGATCCTAATATTATTAGCTATAGAGAGCTTTTAAATATATTTTGGAATCTGCATAATCCAATATATGAAACTGGAAATAGGCAATACATGTCTATTATATTTTATCATAACGATATACAGATGGAAGAAGCTATAGATGTAAAAAGACAAATTGAAGCTGAAAGAGGACAGAAAATATATACTGAAATAGTAGCATTTAAAAACTTTTATCTGGCAGAAGGATATCATCAAAAATACTATTTACAGAACGCAACAAAACCATATAAGGAGTTGAAAAATATATATAGTAGCTTTAGTGAGTTTGTTTCTTCAACATTAACTGCTCGTGTTAATGGATATATTGCCGGGAGTATTAGTATATCTTCATTAAAAGAGGAGTTAGAATATCTAGAAGTTCCTGAAGAAAACTATGATAGACTAATAGCCATATTAGAGGATTTAAGGTGA
- a CDS encoding ABC transporter ATP-binding protein yields MSEHKEQDYEKGFDLKLWRNLFKYTKPYKKELISLSIVMIVVAFIEAVFPYMTKIAIDNFIIPGVTDGIEGFGIVYAILVMILAICVWLLIALAGSIETGLCYDIRKLGFKRLQELSFSYYDNKAVGWLMARMTSDVLRLGETISWGLVDLVWGFAKMVAIMIVMMYLNSKLALITLLVIPFLAIISIYFQKKMLSSHRRVRKFNSRITGVFNEGIMGAKTTKILNREEENLNEFKEITGEMRTHSIRAAIFSALYLPIILTLSSIGTALALWRGGEGVILNLISYGTLVAFISYTIQFFEPVREIARVLAEFQSAHASAERVFSMINTEPEIKDSNEVKELYGEGFNSNKKNWPSLNGNITFKNVSFAYNVEEPILENFNLDVKAGETIALVGETGSGKSTIVNLACRFYEPTSGQVLIDGIDYRQRPLLWLHSNLGYVLQNPHLFSGTIKDNIKYGKLGASEVDIIRAAKLVNAHDFIMKLEKGYDTEVGEGGGMLSTGEKQLVSFARAILADPRIFILDEATSSIDTETEQMIQKAINKVLEGRTSFIIAHRLSTIRSADRILVIRDGKMIEQGDHNQLIDKKGYYYKLYTNQFLEEQGKKILSN; encoded by the coding sequence ATGAGTGAACATAAAGAACAGGATTATGAAAAGGGATTTGACTTAAAGCTATGGAGAAATTTATTTAAATACACTAAACCTTACAAAAAAGAGCTAATATCATTATCCATAGTTATGATAGTTGTAGCATTTATTGAGGCTGTTTTTCCATATATGACAAAGATAGCCATAGATAATTTTATTATACCAGGAGTAACTGATGGTATTGAAGGATTTGGTATAGTTTATGCCATACTGGTTATGATTTTAGCTATTTGCGTATGGCTTTTAATTGCACTAGCAGGGAGTATAGAAACAGGATTATGCTATGATATAAGGAAGCTTGGGTTTAAGAGATTGCAAGAACTTTCCTTTTCCTATTATGATAATAAAGCAGTTGGATGGCTAATGGCAAGAATGACATCGGACGTATTAAGACTTGGTGAAACTATTTCTTGGGGACTAGTTGATTTAGTATGGGGATTTGCAAAAATGGTAGCTATTATGATTGTTATGATGTACTTAAATTCGAAGTTGGCTTTAATTACGCTCCTGGTGATACCATTTCTAGCTATTATTAGTATATATTTTCAGAAAAAAATGCTAAGTAGTCATAGGAGGGTACGTAAATTCAACTCCCGTATTACTGGAGTATTCAATGAAGGAATTATGGGTGCGAAGACAACAAAAATATTAAATAGAGAAGAAGAAAATTTAAACGAATTTAAAGAAATTACTGGTGAAATGAGAACACATTCCATAAGAGCAGCGATTTTTTCAGCACTTTATTTGCCTATAATTTTAACATTATCTAGCATAGGAACTGCTCTAGCACTATGGCGAGGTGGAGAAGGCGTTATTTTAAACCTAATTAGTTATGGTACACTAGTAGCCTTTATATCTTATACAATTCAATTTTTTGAACCAGTTCGTGAAATTGCTAGAGTTCTTGCAGAATTTCAATCAGCTCATGCTTCAGCTGAAAGAGTTTTTTCTATGATAAATACAGAGCCAGAAATTAAAGATAGTAATGAGGTAAAGGAGTTATATGGGGAAGGTTTTAATTCTAACAAGAAAAACTGGCCTTCATTGAATGGAAATATTACATTCAAAAATGTATCTTTTGCTTATAATGTAGAGGAGCCTATCTTAGAAAATTTCAATTTGGATGTAAAGGCTGGAGAAACAATAGCATTAGTAGGAGAAACTGGATCGGGAAAAAGCACTATAGTTAATTTGGCTTGTCGTTTTTATGAACCTACTTCGGGTCAGGTCCTAATTGATGGGATAGACTATAGACAGAGACCTTTATTATGGCTTCATAGCAATTTAGGTTATGTGCTGCAAAATCCACATTTATTTAGTGGAACAATTAAAGATAATATTAAATACGGAAAACTGGGTGCTAGTGAAGTAGATATAATAAGGGCAGCTAAATTAGTAAATGCCCATGATTTTATTATGAAATTAGAAAAAGGCTATGATACAGAGGTTGGAGAAGGTGGAGGTATGCTATCAACAGGCGAGAAGCAACTTGTTTCTTTTGCAAGAGCTATACTAGCCGACCCAAGGATATTTATTCTAGACGAAGCTACATCTTCTATTGACACAGAAACAGAGCAGATGATTCAAAAAGCTATTAATAAGGTATTAGAGGGTAGAACCAGCTTTATTATAGCCCATCGTCTATCAACTATTAGATCTGCAGATCGTATTCTAGTTATTAGAGACGGTAAAATGATTGAACAAGGTGATCATAATCAGCTGATTGATAAAAAAGGATACTATTATAAACTCTATACAAATCAGTTTTTAGAAGAACAGGGTAAAAAAATATTAAGTAACTAA
- a CDS encoding ABC transporter ATP-binding protein, whose protein sequence is MRNIKLIWKYMKGNRLIYMGAIISIGIATLLNVLNPLIIKTTIDSIIGNTPLEDAGTITSLVNRLGGVKVLQNNLWIIAGSLVILTIITGIFLYLKGKLASVAAESTAKQIRETLYDHLQHLPYEYHVKAETGDLIQRCTSDVETIRRFLGVQFVEIGNALFMLSFISYIMLSLNVKMTLVSMIAVPLIFIFAVVFFIKIKVAFQLYDESEASMSTVLQENLTGVRVVRAFARQSYEIDKFEEKNAIHRRLTNRMIRLLAWYWSLSDFLCMLQIALVLVVGAYWTSKGIITLGTLVVFTTYEGMLLWPIRQMGRIIADMGKALVAVERIQNILDQPREIMIESSKEPIIKGNIKFENVSFEYEKGKPVLKNISFEVKEGQTIAILGPTGSGKSTLVYLMARLYDYQKGSIKVDGHELKTIDKKWIRQKIGIVLQEPFLFAKSIKENIRLAKTGSSDEEVFQVANIASIHNTILDFDQGYDTMVGERGVSLSGGQKQRVAIARTLITESPIVVFDDSLSAVDTETDNEIRMALKGRKNKATTFIISHRITTLSEADCIIVLEKGRITEMGNHTELMKKQGLYRRVWEIQNSLEGGVETVAAKSI, encoded by the coding sequence GTGAGAAATATAAAATTGATTTGGAAATATATGAAGGGTAATCGGTTAATCTATATGGGAGCTATTATTAGTATTGGAATAGCCACCCTTTTAAATGTGTTGAATCCTCTTATAATTAAGACAACAATAGATTCAATTATAGGAAATACTCCTTTAGAAGATGCTGGGACCATTACTAGCCTGGTTAATAGGTTAGGAGGAGTAAAAGTATTACAAAATAATCTCTGGATTATAGCAGGAAGTTTAGTAATTTTAACAATTATTACTGGAATTTTTTTATACCTGAAAGGTAAATTAGCTTCTGTAGCTGCTGAATCCACCGCAAAGCAAATTAGAGAAACACTATACGATCATCTACAACATCTTCCTTATGAATATCATGTAAAGGCGGAAACAGGAGATTTAATACAGAGGTGTACATCGGATGTAGAAACCATAAGAAGATTTCTAGGTGTGCAATTTGTGGAAATAGGTAATGCGCTTTTTATGCTGTCCTTCATTTCATATATAATGTTAAGTCTAAATGTAAAAATGACTCTTGTTTCTATGATAGCAGTACCTCTAATATTTATTTTTGCTGTTGTTTTTTTTATAAAGATAAAGGTAGCTTTTCAACTTTATGATGAATCAGAGGCTAGTATGTCTACGGTTTTACAGGAAAATTTAACTGGAGTAAGAGTAGTAAGAGCTTTTGCAAGACAGAGCTATGAGATTGATAAATTTGAGGAAAAGAATGCTATCCATCGAAGATTAACTAATAGAATGATTAGATTACTAGCTTGGTATTGGTCACTTTCAGATTTTCTGTGTATGCTCCAAATTGCTCTAGTACTTGTAGTTGGAGCATACTGGACATCAAAGGGGATTATTACCCTAGGGACATTAGTTGTATTTACAACATACGAAGGTATGCTTCTATGGCCAATTAGACAGATGGGTAGAATTATAGCTGATATGGGTAAGGCCCTAGTTGCTGTAGAGAGAATACAAAATATTTTAGATCAGCCACGGGAAATTATGATTGAAAGTAGTAAAGAACCGATTATTAAAGGAAATATTAAATTTGAAAATGTTTCTTTTGAATATGAAAAGGGGAAGCCTGTTCTTAAAAACATTTCATTTGAAGTAAAAGAGGGGCAAACAATTGCAATACTAGGTCCAACTGGATCGGGAAAAAGCACATTAGTATACCTAATGGCTAGATTATATGATTACCAAAAAGGTTCTATTAAGGTTGATGGACATGAGTTAAAAACTATAGATAAAAAATGGATCCGCCAAAAGATAGGTATTGTACTTCAAGAACCATTTCTATTTGCTAAATCTATAAAGGAAAATATTAGATTAGCAAAGACAGGCTCATCTGATGAAGAGGTTTTTCAAGTGGCTAATATTGCATCAATTCACAATACAATTTTAGACTTTGATCAAGGCTACGATACTATGGTAGGCGAACGAGGTGTGTCATTATCAGGAGGCCAAAAGCAAAGGGTAGCTATAGCTAGGACTTTAATCACGGAGAGTCCTATAGTAGTATTTGACGATTCTTTAAGTGCTGTAGATACGGAGACAGATAACGAAATTAGGATGGCTTTAAAAGGACGTAAAAATAAAGCTACAACTTTTATTATTTCTCATAGAATAACAACCCTTTCAGAAGCAGACTGCATTATTGTACTAGAGAAAGGGAGAATTACTGAAATGGGTAATCATACAGAGCTTATGAAGAAGCAGGGTCTTTATAGAAGAGTATGGGAAATTCAAAACTCTCTTGAGGGAGGAGTAGAAACTGTTGCTGCTAAAAGTATATAG
- a CDS encoding LysM peptidoglycan-binding domain-containing protein has protein sequence MYYNSRKPHTCPMGTMPYMIKAGDTFYSIAIRYNTTVAALIAANPNVNPNALCIGQIICIPMPHPPCPGGNYYTIRAGDTFFSIARRYNISLDALLNANPNVNPDALYIGQVICIPGPTPPPPVTCPAGTMPYIIRAGDTFFSIARRFNVSLDVLIAANPNVDPDNLMIGQRICIPGPTPSPGCPTGTTPYTIRPGDTFFLLAQRFNTTVEAIMRANPGVDPNNLQIGQVICMPGTPPTPGCPAGTTPYTIRPGDTFFLLAQRFNTTVEAIMRANPGVDPNNLQIGQVICMPGTPPTPGCPAGTTPYTIRPGDTFFLLAQRFNTTVEAIMRANPGVDPNNLQIGQVICMPGSTTPPPSGCPAGTTPYTIRSGDTFFLLAQRFNTTVEAIERANPGVNPNNLQIGQVICMPGSTTPPPSGCPTGTTPYTIRSGDTFFLLAQRFNTTVEAIERANPGVNPNNLQIGQIICMPGSTTPPPSGCPTGTTSYTIKSGDTFFLLAKRFNTTVEAIERANPGVNPNNLQVGQKICIPTAN, from the coding sequence ATGTATTATAACAGTAGGAAACCACATACATGCCCTATGGGTACTATGCCTTATATGATAAAAGCAGGGGATACATTTTATAGTATAGCTATTAGATACAATACAACCGTGGCAGCTCTTATTGCGGCTAATCCAAATGTAAATCCTAATGCATTATGTATAGGTCAAATAATTTGTATACCTATGCCTCATCCACCATGCCCAGGAGGAAACTACTATACTATTAGGGCTGGAGACACATTCTTCTCCATAGCTAGAAGATACAATATAAGTTTAGATGCACTACTTAATGCTAATCCAAATGTAAATCCAGATGCATTATACATTGGTCAGGTAATTTGTATACCAGGACCTACACCGCCGCCACCAGTTACTTGTCCGGCAGGAACAATGCCTTATATTATTAGAGCAGGAGATACATTTTTCTCAATAGCTAGAAGATTTAATGTTAGTTTAGATGTATTAATTGCAGCTAATCCAAATGTAGATCCTGATAATCTGATGATAGGACAGAGAATTTGCATACCAGGACCTACACCGTCGCCAGGCTGCCCAACAGGAACAACTCCATATACAATTAGGCCAGGAGATACATTCTTCCTATTAGCGCAAAGATTTAATACTACAGTAGAAGCTATTATGAGGGCTAATCCAGGTGTAGATCCTAATAATTTACAAATAGGTCAAGTAATTTGTATGCCAGGTACACCGCCAACACCAGGTTGCCCAGCAGGAACAACTCCATATACAATTAGGCCAGGAGATACATTCTTCCTATTAGCGCAAAGATTTAATACTACAGTAGAAGCTATTATGAGAGCTAATCCAGGTGTAGATCCTAACAATCTACAAATAGGTCAAGTAATTTGTATGCCAGGTACACCGCCAACACCAGGTTGCCCAGCAGGAACAACTCCATATACAATTAGGCCAGGAGATACATTCTTCCTATTAGCGCAAAGATTTAATACTACAGTAGAAGCTATTATGAGAGCTAATCCAGGTGTAGATCCTAACAATCTACAAATAGGTCAAGTGATTTGTATGCCAGGAAGCACAACACCGCCACCATCAGGTTGCCCAGCAGGAACAACTCCATATACAATTAGATCAGGAGATACATTCTTCCTATTAGCGCAAAGATTTAATACTACAGTAGAAGCTATAGAGAGAGCTAATCCAGGTGTAAATCCTAATAATCTACAAATAGGTCAAGTAATTTGTATGCCAGGAAGCACAACACCGCCACCATCAGGTTGCCCAACAGGAACAACTCCATATACAATTAGATCAGGAGATACATTCTTTCTATTAGCGCAAAGATTTAATACTACAGTGGAAGCTATAGAGAGAGCTAATCCAGGTGTAAATCCTAATAATCTACAAATAGGTCAAATAATTTGTATGCCAGGAAGCACAACACCGCCACCATCAGGTTGCCCAACAGGAACAACATCCTATACAATTAAATCTGGAGATACATTCTTTTTATTAGCCAAAAGATTTAATACTACAGTAGAAGCTATAGAGAGAGCTAATCCAGGTGTAAATCCTAACAACCTACAGGTAGGTCAAAAAATATGTATTCCAACAGCAAACTAG
- a CDS encoding competence/damage-inducible protein A: MKAEIISIGTELLLGEIVNTNAQYIAKELAGLGIDMYHQSVVGDNVSRLYEAYRVAFQRADLIITTGGLGPTKDDMTKEIAAQFLNRKLVPHNESLKIIEEFFSKRNLPVNDGNRKQGYFPEGAIILPNPNGTAPACIVEHNDKKLILLPGPPREMVPLFETEVIPYLKKYQDKVFVFKVLNISGIGEGHMEEIIMDIVDNQTNPTVAPYAKTQGLTLRIAASGFTYEEAEKLIVPVEKQIRDILGDNIYGEGDITLEAVVAELLMEKKLTIATAESCTGGLLSGRLINYPGISSVFVEGVVTYSNQSKIRLLDVKPETLEKYGAVSQEVAKEMAEGIYRAAGTNIGISVTGIAGPAGETETSPVGLIYIGICMNGTTKVKKLNLSGDRNRIRNMITTSALDLLRREIINLSF; this comes from the coding sequence TTGAAGGCAGAAATTATTTCTATTGGAACAGAATTGTTATTAGGAGAAATAGTTAATACTAATGCACAATATATTGCAAAGGAGTTAGCTGGTTTAGGAATAGATATGTATCATCAATCAGTAGTGGGTGATAATGTAAGTAGATTATATGAAGCATACAGAGTTGCGTTCCAAAGGGCAGATTTAATTATTACAACAGGAGGACTTGGGCCTACAAAAGATGATATGACTAAGGAAATTGCAGCTCAATTTTTAAATAGAAAATTGGTACCTCACAATGAATCATTAAAAATAATAGAGGAGTTTTTCAGTAAAAGAAATTTGCCTGTAAATGATGGTAATAGGAAACAGGGGTATTTTCCAGAGGGAGCTATTATTTTACCGAATCCTAATGGTACAGCTCCAGCATGCATTGTTGAACATAATGATAAAAAATTAATTTTATTACCAGGGCCACCTAGAGAAATGGTTCCACTATTTGAAACCGAGGTTATTCCTTATTTAAAAAAATATCAAGATAAGGTTTTTGTATTTAAGGTTCTTAATATCTCTGGCATAGGTGAAGGTCATATGGAAGAGATAATAATGGATATTGTGGATAATCAAACAAATCCAACAGTAGCCCCATATGCAAAGACTCAAGGTTTAACTCTTAGAATAGCTGCTAGTGGATTTACATATGAGGAAGCGGAAAAACTTATTGTTCCAGTTGAGAAGCAAATAAGAGATATATTAGGTGATAATATATATGGAGAAGGGGATATTACTTTAGAAGCTGTTGTTGCAGAACTTTTAATGGAAAAGAAACTAACTATCGCTACTGCTGAATCTTGTACAGGTGGACTTTTATCAGGAAGACTAATTAACTACCCAGGTATATCTTCAGTTTTTGTGGAGGGCGTTGTTACATATAGTAACCAATCTAAAATAAGACTTTTAGATGTAAAGCCAGAAACATTAGAAAAATATGGTGCTGTTAGCCAAGAAGTAGCTAAAGAAATGGCAGAGGGGATATATAGGGCGGCAGGCACTAACATTGGTATATCGGTTACAGGTATAGCAGGGCCAGCAGGAGAAACTGAAACCAGCCCAGTTGGACTTATTTACATAGGTATTTGTATGAATGGAACCACGAAGGTTAAAAAGCTAAATCTAAGTGGTGATAGAAATAGAATACGTAATATGATAACAACTAGTGCCTTAGATTTACTCCGAAGAGAAATTATTAACCTCTCTTTCTAA
- a CDS encoding N-acetylmuramoyl-L-alanine amidase family protein: MKKLISSILVLIIFIASFTTSFANVSTNKISLKENGKVGSFQVVNLKIDNKVVKSVDVPPVLYLINNQARTLVPLRMIVEHLEDKLNADIEWDQAKYEVKVKTNDKEIILKIDSPIATVNGVQKKLPDNIPAKLLTLGSVSRTMVPIRFFAEELGLNVEWDQETWTALIDIPTAPEDESEKEPIPPQENVAEITDVRIEMNDSTPQVRIKTSKKADYKQFKLTNPERLVIDVADAKFNLSDKNKLENNGTLNIPISSDVIKGVRVSQFQNDPFITRVVVDLGKLVESEITLDEKNGEIVIDFVKNTSNDKERLIVIDPGHGGKDPGAISSTLKLHEAEIVLDIAIRLNKLLTGAGFKTYMTRVDDRYVSLQDRVDTANKLNADLFVSIHANAALTNTANGLENFYYPSEKNPLDNRDNKKLAQIFQDEMIKNLNINSRGAKAGDLYVLRNTTMPAVLTETGFLTNAGDEAKLATSQYRQQVAEAMFKSTVRYFEETK; this comes from the coding sequence ATGAAAAAATTAATTTCGAGCATATTAGTACTAATAATTTTTATCGCTTCTTTCACTACTTCTTTTGCGAATGTATCTACAAATAAGATTTCGCTGAAAGAAAATGGCAAAGTAGGAAGCTTCCAAGTAGTAAATCTTAAAATAGACAACAAAGTGGTAAAATCTGTGGATGTACCTCCTGTACTTTATCTAATCAATAATCAAGCAAGAACATTAGTACCATTAAGAATGATAGTAGAACATTTAGAGGACAAGCTAAATGCGGATATCGAATGGGATCAAGCTAAGTACGAAGTAAAAGTTAAAACTAATGATAAGGAAATCATTTTAAAAATTGATAGTCCTATTGCTACAGTTAATGGTGTTCAAAAAAAACTTCCAGATAATATCCCTGCAAAGCTTCTTACACTAGGCAGTGTTAGCAGAACTATGGTACCAATTCGTTTTTTTGCAGAAGAGCTTGGGCTTAATGTAGAGTGGGATCAAGAAACTTGGACTGCTTTAATAGATATTCCTACTGCGCCAGAGGACGAATCTGAAAAGGAGCCAATTCCGCCTCAAGAAAATGTTGCAGAGATTACGGATGTTAGAATTGAAATGAATGATTCTACGCCTCAAGTTCGTATTAAAACATCAAAGAAAGCCGACTATAAACAATTTAAGTTAACAAATCCTGAAAGATTGGTAATTGATGTAGCCGATGCAAAATTCAATTTAAGTGATAAGAACAAGCTAGAGAATAATGGAACTTTAAACATTCCGATCAGTAGTGATGTAATAAAAGGTGTTAGAGTATCACAATTTCAAAATGATCCATTTATAACTCGAGTTGTAGTTGACCTTGGAAAACTAGTTGAATCTGAAATAACTCTTGATGAAAAAAATGGAGAGATTGTAATAGATTTTGTCAAGAACACTAGTAATGATAAAGAAAGACTTATTGTTATCGACCCTGGGCATGGCGGTAAGGATCCAGGAGCTATTTCTTCAACACTTAAGCTGCACGAAGCAGAAATTGTTTTAGATATTGCTATAAGGCTTAATAAATTATTGACAGGAGCGGGATTTAAAACTTATATGACCCGTGTTGACGACCGATATGTAAGTTTACAGGATCGTGTAGATACTGCGAATAAGTTAAATGCAGACTTATTTGTTAGCATTCACGCAAATGCTGCCCTGACTAATACAGCTAATGGATTAGAAAACTTTTACTATCCTAGTGAAAAAAACCCATTAGATAATAGAGACAATAAAAAACTTGCTCAAATATTTCAAGATGAAATGATTAAAAACCTAAACATAAATAGTAGAGGAGCAAAAGCAGGAGATCTATATGTTCTTAGAAATACAACTATGCCAGCAGTTTTAACAGAAACAGGATTTTTAACGAATGCTGGCGATGAGGCAAAACTTGCAACAAGCCAATATCGTCAACAAGTTGCAGAAGCTATGTTTAAATCAACTGTTAGATATTTTGAAGAAACAAAATAA